The following are encoded together in the Robertmurraya sp. FSL R5-0851 genome:
- a CDS encoding extracellular solute-binding protein yields MKKSKASTILVLGLTATLALTGCTNNDSASSDSAEKVAFNKTGLPIVDKQVTLNIVSSKAALAPDYSEMVIFDRLQEATNVKIKWNNIPGDGYQEKKNLMLASGDLPDAFYSSGFSDHDLVQYGQNGTIIPLEDLIDKYAPNLKKLFEQRPDLKKVVTAPDGHIYSLPRAEEMDLIGMPNIMFINKVWLDKLGLDMPTTLEEYHDVLKAFKEKDPNGNGKQDEIGLTFWYNGWCGNEGDLIGLFGLPDSPFEADHRVVRNGKVIYAAVQPEFKEAINYYNGWVKEGLIDSEVVTQKTEQIFAKGKTEDPTLGSFIWWESTEVVGTDRVDDYVVLPPLKGKDGNIVIGRSNYSEYGRDAFVITSANKNPEVTMRWVDELYEPKMSAQINWGPIGEIYEEDANGMLVNKELPEGVAMGELRQKVAPGGPFVVLKEHFGSVVDMEPRAKERLEILDEYYRPHMVSENYPSIFFSPEELEVINTIEPEIKTFVKQKEAQWLVDGGIEDEWDDYVQQLKDMGLDQLMEVYQTGLDRYNKQ; encoded by the coding sequence ATGAAGAAGAGTAAAGCGTCAACGATTTTGGTATTAGGACTAACAGCGACACTTGCGTTGACGGGTTGCACAAACAATGATTCAGCTAGCTCTGATAGTGCAGAAAAAGTTGCCTTTAACAAAACAGGTTTACCTATTGTTGACAAACAAGTAACGCTAAACATCGTTTCATCAAAGGCAGCATTAGCACCTGACTATTCCGAAATGGTCATTTTTGATCGACTTCAAGAAGCAACAAACGTCAAAATTAAATGGAATAATATCCCTGGCGATGGTTATCAGGAAAAGAAAAATTTAATGCTGGCAAGTGGTGACCTGCCAGATGCGTTCTACTCATCAGGATTTAGTGATCATGACCTTGTACAATATGGTCAAAACGGTACGATTATCCCATTAGAGGATTTAATAGATAAATATGCACCAAATTTAAAGAAACTATTTGAGCAAAGACCAGACTTGAAAAAAGTGGTTACTGCTCCTGATGGACATATTTATTCCTTGCCTCGTGCAGAGGAAATGGATCTAATTGGTATGCCTAATATAATGTTTATAAATAAAGTATGGCTAGATAAACTAGGCCTCGATATGCCTACCACTCTTGAAGAATACCATGATGTGTTAAAAGCTTTTAAGGAAAAGGATCCAAATGGAAACGGAAAGCAAGATGAAATTGGTTTGACTTTCTGGTATAACGGCTGGTGTGGGAATGAAGGAGACTTGATTGGTTTATTTGGATTACCAGATTCACCTTTTGAAGCGGACCATCGTGTTGTAAGAAATGGAAAAGTGATATACGCTGCTGTTCAGCCGGAATTTAAAGAGGCGATCAATTACTATAATGGATGGGTCAAAGAAGGATTAATTGATTCTGAAGTAGTGACGCAAAAGACAGAACAAATATTTGCTAAAGGAAAAACAGAAGATCCAACTCTAGGGTCATTCATTTGGTGGGAGAGTACGGAAGTAGTGGGAACGGATCGAGTAGATGACTATGTTGTGTTACCACCATTAAAAGGGAAAGACGGGAATATTGTCATTGGCCGATCCAACTATTCTGAGTATGGAAGGGATGCATTTGTGATTACATCTGCCAATAAGAATCCTGAAGTGACGATGCGTTGGGTTGATGAATTGTATGAACCGAAAATGTCTGCACAAATCAACTGGGGTCCGATTGGCGAGATATATGAAGAAGATGCAAATGGAATGTTAGTAAATAAAGAGCTTCCAGAGGGAGTAGCGATGGGTGAGCTGCGTCAGAAAGTGGCACCAGGTGGTCCATTTGTCGTTTTAAAGGAACACTTCGGTAGTGTGGTAGATATGGAGCCAAGAGCGAAGGAAAGGCTAGAAATTCTTGATGAGTATTATAGACCGCATATGGTATCAGAGAATTACCCGTCTATCTTCTTTAGTCCAGAGGAGCTTGAAGTCATTAACACCATTGAGCCAGAAATTAAAACATTTGTAAAACAAAAAGAGGCTCAGTGGTTAGTTGATGGTGGCATTGAGGATGAATGGGATGACTATGTACAGCAATTAAAAGATATGGGACTTGATCAATTAATGGAAGTGTACCAGACGGGTCTGGATCGCTATAACAAGCAATAA